GCTCTCGATGGTCTGCGCGAACGCCGGGAAGACGGGGTTCGTCAGCTCGGGGACGATGAGCCCGACGAGACCGGCGGACCGGTTGCGCAGCTTCTCGGGACGTTCGTAGCCGAGGACGTCGAGCGCCGCGAGCACTGCCTGGCGCGTCTCGGAGGCGACGCCGACCTTGCCGTTGAGGACGCGGGAGACGGTCGCTGTGCTCACTCCGGCCTGCTTGGCGAGGTCGGTGAGCCGGGTCTTGGAACCTGGTGTCTGGGGAGCGTTCAGCGTCACACCAGACCTCCTTGTCATGAGTCAGGACCCTGTGAGGTGCTGAGCGATGGGCGAGCGATCGTTGCAACGGCTTGCAACGGGCCGCCGGTGAGACAGGATACCTCAGGGCCGCGGGAACTCGGGAAATTCTTGAGAAAACTGTCACTTCTTGCGCACGTCCGCCAATCGTTGCATGAAAGTTACTGCAAGAACTTGCAGGCGTAGCGGGTGAGCGGCTAGCGTCCAGAACATCAGGGCCAACGTCGGTGCGAACCCGCCGTGGCCGGTTCACAAGACACACCTTTGGAGAAAGACGATGCGACGAAGCATCCCCGTGGCTGCGGTCCTCGGCCTGGCCCTAGCCCTCACCTCCTGCTCGTCGGACACCGACGCCAGCTCAGACGACACGGCCGCCGGTGGCGGCACCCTCACGATCTGGGTCGACGAGACCCGCGCCGCGCCCGTCGAGGCCGCAGCAGCCCAGTACGAAGAAGCGACCGGAAACACCGTCAAGCTCGTCCAGAAGAACTACGACGACATCCGCCCCGACTTCCTCGCCCAGGTCCCCACCGGCGAAGGCCCCGACATCACGGTCGGAGCCCACGACTGGCTCGGCGAGCTCACGACGAACGGTGTGGTCGCCCCGATCGAGCTCGGTGACGCGGCAGCAGGCTTCGAGCCCGTCGCCGTCGACGCCTTCACCTTCGACGGCTCGGTCTACGCGCTCCCGTACGCCATCGAGAACATCGCGATCATCCGCAACACGGCGCTCGCAGACTCCACGCCCGCGACCTTCGACGAGATGATCGCCATGGGGCGCGCCGCCGGCACCCAGTACCCGTTCCTCGCCCAGGTCGGCGAGACCGGCGACGGATACACGCTCTACCCGTTCCAGACGTCGTTCGGTGCCCCGGTCTTCGCCCAGAACGACGACGGCTCCTACACGTCCGAGCTCGCTCTCGGTGGCGACGCCGGCAACGACTTCGCGCAGTGGCTGGCAGACCAGGGGGCAGCGAAAGTCCTCGATGTCTCGATGACGTACGACATCGCTGTGCAGGCCTTCGCAGACGGGCAGTCCCCGTACATCCTCGGCGGTCCGTGGATGCTCGACTCTTTCCAGGACCTCGACCTCGCCATCGACCCGATCCCCAGCGCAGGCGGCGAGCCTGCTCAGCCGT
This sequence is a window from Sanguibacter antarcticus. Protein-coding genes within it:
- a CDS encoding sugar ABC transporter substrate-binding protein; the protein is MRRSIPVAAVLGLALALTSCSSDTDASSDDTAAGGGTLTIWVDETRAAPVEAAAAQYEEATGNTVKLVQKNYDDIRPDFLAQVPTGEGPDITVGAHDWLGELTTNGVVAPIELGDAAAGFEPVAVDAFTFDGSVYALPYAIENIAIIRNTALADSTPATFDEMIAMGRAAGTQYPFLAQVGETGDGYTLYPFQTSFGAPVFAQNDDGSYTSELALGGDAGNDFAQWLADQGAAKVLDVSMTYDIAVQAFADGQSPYILGGPWMLDSFQDLDLAIDPIPSAGGEPAQPFTGVAGFYVSAQSKNQLLAADFLTNYMATKEAQVALYEAGDRTPALSAAADEVSSDPIAAGFRAASADAVPMPSIPEMGSVWSFWGVTEAGIISGATEPVAGWEKMSTDIQGAIDAS